A DNA window from Hordeum vulgare subsp. vulgare chromosome 1H, MorexV3_pseudomolecules_assembly, whole genome shotgun sequence contains the following coding sequences:
- the LOC123450384 gene encoding probable E3 ubiquitin-protein ligase ZFP1 isoform X2 — protein MSQRNMSWTHQGANPETEEGQLQPENSNNGGTGSNLSNQGVQVALGVPGNTANDGVRDSRSYYESINNHRQHAQNLYPYAGVDPSFVYPSNMYNPGMPTPSANRYVPHASFGQGNPPPSPSYHQVATGTMDESSSSSSFGDATRESMKTKNAVAESGHHFDHGFASSSSSAHVPQHPAQGTWGPSFESHGAPNGSSADGPNRSTQMATHPALVRHGNYVFPAGHMGQGNTWNTQPVNVIADGVPHWAYNNSVHNPSGQFAHPGTMGMPNGRLQDYQAGPSATFHGSLPHFNQIPVHSTQTPAMLNHIQMQGPQRQSNVVQGANPSGMVQGANPSGMVQDQVYHGSIRFLQQAAMATMSTFYDAIHLIDEQWDMGLDIDSMTYEELLALQEQIGDVNTGLPERHIRQNLRVDPYVVPGAARGSDQSVEKDACIICQEEYEAEEVVGTLDCGHKYHAACIRQWLMMKNLCPICKAAALPAERSGGDRRQ, from the exons ATGTCACAGAGAAATATGTCTTGGACACATCAGGGTGCTAATCCTGAAACAGAGGAAGGACAACTTCAGCCTGAAAATTCCAATAATGGTGGCACTGGCAGTAATTTATCCAATCAGGGCGTGCAAGTTGCTCTTGGTGTTCCAGGAAATACTGCTAATGATGGAGTCCGTGATTCACGGAGTTACTATGAGAGCATTAATAATCACCGCCAGCATGCTCAGAATTTATACCCATATGCAGGCGTTGATCCGAGTTTTGTCTACCCATCGAATATGTACAATCCCGGCATGCCAACACCATCTGCGAACAGATATGTCCCTCATGCAAGTTTTGGACAGGGCAATCCGCCACCCTCACCTTCATATCATCAAGTTGCCACAGGAACTATGGACgagagtagcagcagtagcagttttGGTGATGCCACCAGAGAATCCATGAAAACGAAGAATGCGGTAGCTGAGAGTGGCCATCATTTTGATCATGGATttgcaagctcgagttcatctgcTCATGTGCCTCAGCATCCTGCACAAGGGACATGGGGTCCTTCATTTGAATCACATGGTGCACCAAATGGCTCTTCTGCTGATGGACCGAACAGGTCAACACAAATGGCTACTCACCCAGCATTGGTGCGTCATGGTAACTATGTATTTCCAGCTGGTCACATGGGCCAGGGCAATACATGGAATACACAGCCTGTAAATGTTATTGCTGATGGAGTGCCACACTGGGCATACAACAATTCAGTCCACAATCCTTCAG GTCAGTTTGCTCATCCAGGAACAATGGGCATGCCAAATGGTCGTCTTCAAGATTATCAAGCTGGCCCTTCTGCTACTTTTCATGGGTCTTTACCTCATTTCAACCAGATTCCTGTGCATAGCACGCAAACTCCTGCTATGCTTAATCATATTCAGATGCAAGGGCCTCAGCGTCAGAGCAATGTAGTGCAAGGTGCAAATCCTTCTGGAATGGTGCAGGGTGCAAATCCTTCTGGAATGGTGCAAG ATCAAGTTTACCATGGGAGTATAAGATTTCTTCAG CAAGCTGCTATGGCGACTATGTCAACATTTTATGATGCAATACATCTTATTGATGAACAGTGGGATATGGGGCTAGATATAGACAGCATGACGTATGAG GAGCTTCTAGCATTGCAAGAACAGATTGGAGATGTCAATACCGGTTTGCCAGAAAGGCACATCCGTCAAAATCTGAGGGTAGATCCGTATGTTGTTCCCGGGGCAGCTCGCGGGTCTGATCAGTCTGTGGAGAAGGACGCTTGCATTATATGCCAG GAGGAGTATGAGGCAGAAGAAGTCGTAGGGACCCTCGACTGTGGCCACAAGTACCATGCCGCGTGCATCAGGCAGTGGCTGATGATGAAGAACTTGTGCCCCATCTGCAAGGCAGCAGCATTGCCAGCAGAGAGAAGCGGGGGTGACCGGCGCCAATAA
- the LOC123450384 gene encoding probable E3 ubiquitin-protein ligase ZFP1 isoform X1 gives MSQRNMSWTHQGANPETEEGQLQPENSNNGGTGSNLSNQGVQVALGVPGNTANDGVRDSRSYYESINNHRQHAQNLYPYAGVDPSFVYPSNMYNPGMPTPSANRYVPHASFGQGNPPPSPSYHQVATGTMDESSSSSSFGDATRESMKTKNAVAESGHHFDHGFASSSSSAHVPQHPAQGTWGPSFESHGAPNGSSADGPNRSTQMATHPALVRHGNYVFPAGHMGQGNTWNTQPVNVIADGVPHWAYNNSVHNPSGQFAHPGTMGMPNGRLQDYQAGPSATFHGSLPHFNQIPVHSTQTPAMLNHIQMQGPQRQSNVVQGANPSGMVQGANPSGMVQGANPSRMVFTWDPCLPFSSSGHTNGPPVHAFLTDQVYHGSIRFLQQAAMATMSTFYDAIHLIDEQWDMGLDIDSMTYEELLALQEQIGDVNTGLPERHIRQNLRVDPYVVPGAARGSDQSVEKDACIICQEEYEAEEVVGTLDCGHKYHAACIRQWLMMKNLCPICKAAALPAERSGGDRRQ, from the exons ATGTCACAGAGAAATATGTCTTGGACACATCAGGGTGCTAATCCTGAAACAGAGGAAGGACAACTTCAGCCTGAAAATTCCAATAATGGTGGCACTGGCAGTAATTTATCCAATCAGGGCGTGCAAGTTGCTCTTGGTGTTCCAGGAAATACTGCTAATGATGGAGTCCGTGATTCACGGAGTTACTATGAGAGCATTAATAATCACCGCCAGCATGCTCAGAATTTATACCCATATGCAGGCGTTGATCCGAGTTTTGTCTACCCATCGAATATGTACAATCCCGGCATGCCAACACCATCTGCGAACAGATATGTCCCTCATGCAAGTTTTGGACAGGGCAATCCGCCACCCTCACCTTCATATCATCAAGTTGCCACAGGAACTATGGACgagagtagcagcagtagcagttttGGTGATGCCACCAGAGAATCCATGAAAACGAAGAATGCGGTAGCTGAGAGTGGCCATCATTTTGATCATGGATttgcaagctcgagttcatctgcTCATGTGCCTCAGCATCCTGCACAAGGGACATGGGGTCCTTCATTTGAATCACATGGTGCACCAAATGGCTCTTCTGCTGATGGACCGAACAGGTCAACACAAATGGCTACTCACCCAGCATTGGTGCGTCATGGTAACTATGTATTTCCAGCTGGTCACATGGGCCAGGGCAATACATGGAATACACAGCCTGTAAATGTTATTGCTGATGGAGTGCCACACTGGGCATACAACAATTCAGTCCACAATCCTTCAG GTCAGTTTGCTCATCCAGGAACAATGGGCATGCCAAATGGTCGTCTTCAAGATTATCAAGCTGGCCCTTCTGCTACTTTTCATGGGTCTTTACCTCATTTCAACCAGATTCCTGTGCATAGCACGCAAACTCCTGCTATGCTTAATCATATTCAGATGCAAGGGCCTCAGCGTCAGAGCAATGTAGTGCAAGGTGCAAATCCTTCTGGAATGGTGCAGGGTGCAAATCCTTCTGGAATGGTGCAAGGTGCAAATCCTTCTCGAATGGTGTTCACCTGGGATCCATGTCTGCCTTTCTCCAGTTCTGGACATACTAATGGACCTCCAGTTCATGCATTTTTGACAGATCAAGTTTACCATGGGAGTATAAGATTTCTTCAG CAAGCTGCTATGGCGACTATGTCAACATTTTATGATGCAATACATCTTATTGATGAACAGTGGGATATGGGGCTAGATATAGACAGCATGACGTATGAG GAGCTTCTAGCATTGCAAGAACAGATTGGAGATGTCAATACCGGTTTGCCAGAAAGGCACATCCGTCAAAATCTGAGGGTAGATCCGTATGTTGTTCCCGGGGCAGCTCGCGGGTCTGATCAGTCTGTGGAGAAGGACGCTTGCATTATATGCCAG GAGGAGTATGAGGCAGAAGAAGTCGTAGGGACCCTCGACTGTGGCCACAAGTACCATGCCGCGTGCATCAGGCAGTGGCTGATGATGAAGAACTTGTGCCCCATCTGCAAGGCAGCAGCATTGCCAGCAGAGAGAAGCGGGGGTGACCGGCGCCAATAA
- the LOC123450384 gene encoding probable E3 ubiquitin-protein ligase ZFP1 isoform X3: MSQRNMSWTHQGANPETEEGQLQPENSNNGGTGSNLSNQGVQVALGVPGNTANDGVRDSRSYYESINNHRQHAQNLYPYAGVDPSFVYPSNMYNPGMPTPSANRYVPHASFGQGNPPPSPSYHQVATGTMDESSSSSSFGDATRESMKTKNAVAESGHHFDHGFASSSSSAHVPQHPAQGTWGPSFESHGAPNGSSADGPNRSTQMATHPALVRHGNYVFPAGHMGQGNTWNTQPVNVIADGVPHWAYNNSVHNPSGQFAHPGTMGMPNGRLQDYQAGPSATFHGSLPHFNQIPVHSTQTPAMLNHIQMQGPQRQSNVVQGANPSGMVQGANPSGMVQGANPSRMVFTWDPCLPFSSSGHTNGPPVHAFLTDQVYHGSIRFLQELLALQEQIGDVNTGLPERHIRQNLRVDPYVVPGAARGSDQSVEKDACIICQEEYEAEEVVGTLDCGHKYHAACIRQWLMMKNLCPICKAAALPAERSGGDRRQ; the protein is encoded by the exons ATGTCACAGAGAAATATGTCTTGGACACATCAGGGTGCTAATCCTGAAACAGAGGAAGGACAACTTCAGCCTGAAAATTCCAATAATGGTGGCACTGGCAGTAATTTATCCAATCAGGGCGTGCAAGTTGCTCTTGGTGTTCCAGGAAATACTGCTAATGATGGAGTCCGTGATTCACGGAGTTACTATGAGAGCATTAATAATCACCGCCAGCATGCTCAGAATTTATACCCATATGCAGGCGTTGATCCGAGTTTTGTCTACCCATCGAATATGTACAATCCCGGCATGCCAACACCATCTGCGAACAGATATGTCCCTCATGCAAGTTTTGGACAGGGCAATCCGCCACCCTCACCTTCATATCATCAAGTTGCCACAGGAACTATGGACgagagtagcagcagtagcagttttGGTGATGCCACCAGAGAATCCATGAAAACGAAGAATGCGGTAGCTGAGAGTGGCCATCATTTTGATCATGGATttgcaagctcgagttcatctgcTCATGTGCCTCAGCATCCTGCACAAGGGACATGGGGTCCTTCATTTGAATCACATGGTGCACCAAATGGCTCTTCTGCTGATGGACCGAACAGGTCAACACAAATGGCTACTCACCCAGCATTGGTGCGTCATGGTAACTATGTATTTCCAGCTGGTCACATGGGCCAGGGCAATACATGGAATACACAGCCTGTAAATGTTATTGCTGATGGAGTGCCACACTGGGCATACAACAATTCAGTCCACAATCCTTCAG GTCAGTTTGCTCATCCAGGAACAATGGGCATGCCAAATGGTCGTCTTCAAGATTATCAAGCTGGCCCTTCTGCTACTTTTCATGGGTCTTTACCTCATTTCAACCAGATTCCTGTGCATAGCACGCAAACTCCTGCTATGCTTAATCATATTCAGATGCAAGGGCCTCAGCGTCAGAGCAATGTAGTGCAAGGTGCAAATCCTTCTGGAATGGTGCAGGGTGCAAATCCTTCTGGAATGGTGCAAGGTGCAAATCCTTCTCGAATGGTGTTCACCTGGGATCCATGTCTGCCTTTCTCCAGTTCTGGACATACTAATGGACCTCCAGTTCATGCATTTTTGACAGATCAAGTTTACCATGGGAGTATAAGATTTCTTCAG GAGCTTCTAGCATTGCAAGAACAGATTGGAGATGTCAATACCGGTTTGCCAGAAAGGCACATCCGTCAAAATCTGAGGGTAGATCCGTATGTTGTTCCCGGGGCAGCTCGCGGGTCTGATCAGTCTGTGGAGAAGGACGCTTGCATTATATGCCAG GAGGAGTATGAGGCAGAAGAAGTCGTAGGGACCCTCGACTGTGGCCACAAGTACCATGCCGCGTGCATCAGGCAGTGGCTGATGATGAAGAACTTGTGCCCCATCTGCAAGGCAGCAGCATTGCCAGCAGAGAGAAGCGGGGGTGACCGGCGCCAATAA
- the LOC123450384 gene encoding probable E3 ubiquitin-protein ligase ZFP1 isoform X4: MSQRNMSWTHQGANPETEEGQLQPENSNNGGTGSNLSNQGVQVALGVPGNTANDGVRDSRSYYESINNHRQHAQNLYPYAGVDPSFVYPSNMYNPGMPTPSANRYVPHASFGQGNPPPSPSYHQVATGTMDESSSSSSFGDATRESMKTKNAVAESGHHFDHGFASSSSSAHVPQHPAQGTWGPSFESHGAPNGSSADGPNRSTQMATHPALVRHGNYVFPAGHMGQGNTWNTQPVNVIADGVPHWAYNNSVHNPSGQFAHPGTMGMPNGRLQDYQAGPSATFHGSLPHFNQIPVHSTQTPAMLNHIQMQGPQRQSNVVQGANPSGMVQGANPSGMVQDQVYHGSIRFLQELLALQEQIGDVNTGLPERHIRQNLRVDPYVVPGAARGSDQSVEKDACIICQEEYEAEEVVGTLDCGHKYHAACIRQWLMMKNLCPICKAAALPAERSGGDRRQ, from the exons ATGTCACAGAGAAATATGTCTTGGACACATCAGGGTGCTAATCCTGAAACAGAGGAAGGACAACTTCAGCCTGAAAATTCCAATAATGGTGGCACTGGCAGTAATTTATCCAATCAGGGCGTGCAAGTTGCTCTTGGTGTTCCAGGAAATACTGCTAATGATGGAGTCCGTGATTCACGGAGTTACTATGAGAGCATTAATAATCACCGCCAGCATGCTCAGAATTTATACCCATATGCAGGCGTTGATCCGAGTTTTGTCTACCCATCGAATATGTACAATCCCGGCATGCCAACACCATCTGCGAACAGATATGTCCCTCATGCAAGTTTTGGACAGGGCAATCCGCCACCCTCACCTTCATATCATCAAGTTGCCACAGGAACTATGGACgagagtagcagcagtagcagttttGGTGATGCCACCAGAGAATCCATGAAAACGAAGAATGCGGTAGCTGAGAGTGGCCATCATTTTGATCATGGATttgcaagctcgagttcatctgcTCATGTGCCTCAGCATCCTGCACAAGGGACATGGGGTCCTTCATTTGAATCACATGGTGCACCAAATGGCTCTTCTGCTGATGGACCGAACAGGTCAACACAAATGGCTACTCACCCAGCATTGGTGCGTCATGGTAACTATGTATTTCCAGCTGGTCACATGGGCCAGGGCAATACATGGAATACACAGCCTGTAAATGTTATTGCTGATGGAGTGCCACACTGGGCATACAACAATTCAGTCCACAATCCTTCAG GTCAGTTTGCTCATCCAGGAACAATGGGCATGCCAAATGGTCGTCTTCAAGATTATCAAGCTGGCCCTTCTGCTACTTTTCATGGGTCTTTACCTCATTTCAACCAGATTCCTGTGCATAGCACGCAAACTCCTGCTATGCTTAATCATATTCAGATGCAAGGGCCTCAGCGTCAGAGCAATGTAGTGCAAGGTGCAAATCCTTCTGGAATGGTGCAGGGTGCAAATCCTTCTGGAATGGTGCAAG ATCAAGTTTACCATGGGAGTATAAGATTTCTTCAG GAGCTTCTAGCATTGCAAGAACAGATTGGAGATGTCAATACCGGTTTGCCAGAAAGGCACATCCGTCAAAATCTGAGGGTAGATCCGTATGTTGTTCCCGGGGCAGCTCGCGGGTCTGATCAGTCTGTGGAGAAGGACGCTTGCATTATATGCCAG GAGGAGTATGAGGCAGAAGAAGTCGTAGGGACCCTCGACTGTGGCCACAAGTACCATGCCGCGTGCATCAGGCAGTGGCTGATGATGAAGAACTTGTGCCCCATCTGCAAGGCAGCAGCATTGCCAGCAGAGAGAAGCGGGGGTGACCGGCGCCAATAA
- the LOC123450422 gene encoding ras-related protein RABA1f-like, whose product MAYRAEDDYDYLFKVVLIGDSGVGKSNLLTRFTRNEFSLESKSTIGVEFATRSIHVDDKVVKAQIWDTAGQERYRAITSAYYRGAVGALVVYDVTRHVTFENVERWLRELKDHTDANIVIMLVGNKADLRHLRAVPSEDAKAFAERENTFFMETSALEAMNVEDAFTEVLSQIYHVVSKKALDIGDDPAAPPKGKTISVGSKDDVSAVKKSTCCSS is encoded by the exons atggcGTACAGGGCGGAGGACGACTACGACTACCTGTTCAAGGTGGTGCTGATCGGGGACTCCGGGGTGGGCAAGTCCAACCTGCTCACCCGCTTCACCCGCAACGAGTTCAGCCTCGAGTCCAAGTCCACCATCGGCGTCGAGTTCGCCACCCGCAGCATCCACGTCGACGACAAGGTCGTCAAGGCCCAGATCTGGGACACCGCCGGCCAGGAGAG GTACCGGGCGATCACGAGCGCGTACTACCGCGGGGCGGTCGGCGCCCTGGTCGTCTACGACGTCACGAGGCACGTCACATTCGAGAACGTCGAGAGGTGGCTGAGGGAGCTCAAGGACCACACGGACGCCAACATCGTGATCATGCTCGTGGGGAACAAGGCGGACCTGCGCCACCTCAGGGCCGTCCCTTCCGAGGACGCCAAGGCGTTCGCCGAGAGGGAGAACACCTTCTTCATGGAGACGTCCGCCCTGGAGGCCATGAACGTCGAGGACGCCTTCACCGAGGTGCTCTCCCAGATCTACCACGTGGTGAGCAAGAAGGCCCTCGACATCGGCGACGACCCCGCCGCGCCTCCCAAGGGCAAGACCATCAGCGTCGGCTCCAAGGACGACGTGTCCGCGGTGAAGAAATCCACCTGCTGCTCGTCTTAG
- the LOC123419637 gene encoding F-box protein At2g26160-like, protein MAAEKKPHLQPPALSWSSIPLELAGLVLGLLPAQADRARFAAVCPQWRAAARRQQQLPPPLPLIALPDGTFYSLPYSKPFRFPGCGFAGYQSTCGSWLVFPRDDGCFMVDPFSRETVTLPPLSSVRLRPPNAVAKWSYEGGAKLADPYVTWMHMKDSDKLHISKLVLCSPNLVAALVGIGHTSQILMCQPGALSWSVRAHDRCKRFEDMSFYQAKLYALTKDEDLLVVNISEDHATGDPQVSRIGQVIKGDPWFSIGFGATTMLSKKLYLVESCGAMLMVRRTIFCRFPDDGAAIAGPSAFEVFKADFEHSRWIKVSTVGADQVLFLGRRCSRSLSFSQYGVPGDHILFLDDDEENRTEYGYDEESTSYGTYAIGSGRYRSVHPDISWKRGDEMRLAAWLFPRD, encoded by the coding sequence ATGGCGGCCGAGAAGAAACCCCACCTGCAGCCGCCGGCGCTGTCGTGGTCGTCCATCCCGCTGGAGCTGGCCGGCCTGGTGCTCGGCCTGCTCCCCGCGCAGGCCGACCGTGCCCGCTTCGCCGCGGTGTGCCCGCAGTGGCGTGCTGCCGCGAGGCGGCAGCAGCAGCTGCCCCCGCCGCTGCCGCTGATCGCTCTCCCCGACGGCACCTTCTACAGCCTGCCGTATTCCAAGCCCTTCCGCTTCCCCGGCTGCGGCTTCGCCGGGTACCAGAGCACCTGCGGCAGCTGGCTCGTCTTCCCCCGTGACGACGGGTGCTTCATGGTCGACCCCTTCTCCCGGGAAACGgtgacgctccctcctctctccagcGTCCGGCTCCGGCCTCCAAATGCGGTCGCTAAATGGTCGTATGAGGGTGGGGCGAAATTGGCCGACCCTTACGTCACGTGGATGCATATGAAGGACTCGGACAAGCTGCACATAAGTAAGCTGGTTCTCTGCTCGCCGAACCTTGTTGCCGCACTTGTTGGCATTGGACACACCAGTCAGATTCTAATGTGCCAGCCAGGGGCCTTGTCGTGGTCAGTACGTGCGCACGACCGGTGCAAGCGGTTTGAAGACATGTCATTCTACCAGGCCAAGCTCTACGCCCTCACCAAAGACGAGGACCTTCTTGTGGTGAACATCAGCGAGGACCATGCCACCGGGGATCCACAGGTTTCTCGGATCGGACAAGTCATCAAAGGTGATCCATGGTTTTCAATTGGGTTTGGCGCCACCACCATGCTCTCCAAGAAGCTCTACCTGGTTGAATCCTGTGGGGCAATGCTCATGGTACGCAGGACGATTTTCTGCCGGTTTCCTGATGACGGTGCAGCTATTGCTGGACCAAGCGCGTTTGAGGTTTTCAAGGCCGACTTTGAGCATTCACGGTGGATCAAGGTGTCGACAGTTGGGGCTGACCAGGTGTTGTTTCTAGGCCGAAGGTGCTCCAGGTCATTGTCCTTCTCTCAGTATGGGGTCCCGGGTGATCACATCTTGTTtttggatgatgatgaggaaaatCGTACGGAGTATGGCTATGACGAGGAGAGCACTTCTTACGGCACCTATGCCATAGGATCCGGCAGGTATCGTTCTGTCCATCCAGACATTTCCTGGAAGCGTGGCGATGAAATGCGTCTGGCAGCATGGCTCTTCCCTCGTGATTGA